Proteins encoded in a region of the Chryseobacterium piperi genome:
- a CDS encoding lipopolysaccharide biosynthesis protein has translation MKNKKLLVDSLWSFGSHLFSLVIVLISNILLARLMTPKEFGQLGIIMFFITVFNIFTDGGLGGALVRKLDKSKDDYSTVFTFNFFISLFLFFVIVFCSGPIARFYHTPEIKQPIIASAFILIISSFQTIQNIKMISELKFKLKSILTLFSTVFGVSVGIGLALFFKLGIWALISIPISTVLLQTILYIYHEGFYFNLRFNRMIFKDLFSFGVNTTLVSFLNLTFDNIYQLIMGRVFNMYQVGFYYQAKKLQDVPNNIVNNLSQGVFFSSLSKIQNEKEEMIRTYNLISKSFLFLMGFSVLIIQFFGKDMILLMFGSKWLGAVYYIKLLIIGSLFYTQELINKMIFKVYNKTQNLLRLELVKKIFQVITLVIGVYLKRIDLLLYGYIATNAFSYFINYYFTSKIINIGRKELILLIRVIILVSILIIGYNVIETNIKSQIILKGIACILAIFYIVFSEIFNIFSVKIFVNLIKNNLKK, from the coding sequence ATGAAAAATAAAAAATTATTAGTAGATTCTCTTTGGTCATTTGGAAGTCATTTATTTTCGCTTGTGATAGTTTTGATCTCTAATATTTTATTGGCGAGATTAATGACACCAAAAGAATTTGGGCAACTAGGAATCATAATGTTTTTTATAACCGTGTTTAATATCTTTACAGATGGTGGTCTAGGAGGAGCTCTAGTGCGTAAATTAGATAAAAGTAAAGATGACTATTCTACAGTTTTTACTTTTAATTTTTTTATCAGTCTCTTCTTATTTTTTGTAATTGTATTCTGCTCCGGTCCTATTGCCAGATTTTATCATACACCTGAGATTAAACAGCCTATAATTGCTTCTGCATTTATATTGATAATATCCTCATTTCAAACCATTCAAAATATTAAAATGATTTCTGAGCTAAAATTTAAATTAAAATCTATACTCACATTATTTTCTACAGTTTTTGGTGTCAGTGTGGGAATAGGACTTGCTTTATTTTTTAAATTAGGAATCTGGGCTTTAATATCTATCCCAATCTCAACAGTTTTACTCCAGACCATATTATATATATATCATGAAGGATTCTATTTTAATTTGCGATTTAATAGGATGATTTTTAAAGATCTGTTTAGTTTTGGTGTAAACACTACTTTGGTTTCTTTCCTGAATTTAACATTCGATAATATATATCAGTTAATAATGGGGAGGGTATTTAATATGTATCAAGTTGGGTTTTATTATCAGGCTAAAAAATTACAAGATGTACCTAATAACATAGTTAATAATTTATCGCAGGGAGTCTTTTTTTCCAGTCTCTCAAAAATACAAAATGAAAAGGAAGAAATGATTAGAACATATAATTTGATTTCTAAATCCTTCCTTTTTTTAATGGGATTTTCAGTATTGATTATTCAGTTTTTTGGAAAAGATATGATTTTGTTAATGTTCGGCTCTAAGTGGTTAGGAGCTGTTTATTATATTAAACTTTTAATTATAGGTTCTTTATTTTATACCCAAGAGTTGATCAATAAGATGATATTTAAAGTATATAATAAAACTCAAAATTTATTACGGTTAGAGCTTGTAAAAAAAATTTTCCAAGTTATAACATTGGTTATTGGTGTTTACTTAAAAAGGATAGACTTGTTATTATATGGCTATATAGCAACGAATGCTTTCAGTTATTTTATTAATTACTATTTTACCTCTAAAATTATTAATATTGGTAGAAAGGAATTAATTTTATTAATTAGAGTAATTATTTTAGTCTCTATTTTAATAATAGGATATAATGTAATTGAAACAAATATAAAATCACAAATTATTTTGAAAGGGATTGCTTGCATATTGGCTATTTTTTATATAGTTTTTTCTGAAATTTTTAATATTTTTAGTGTTAAGATATTTGTGAATTTGATAAAAAATAACCTAAAGAAATAA